Part of the Azoarcus sp. KH32C genome, GCGTCTGTGGTGTCGACGTCGATCAGGCGCTGGTCACTTTCTCGGCAGACGTTGACTGGGCCAAGCAGCACGGCGCACGGATCGAGCGTTTCAATCTTGCCCAGCAGCCGATGGCCTTCGCCCAGAACGCCACCGTCAAAGGGTTTCTGGAGCGCTCGGGGCAGGAAGCCTTGCCCTTGACGCTCGTCGACGGTGAGGTCGCGCTGGCCGGGCGCTATCCGACGCGGGCCGACCTGGCGCGCTGGAGCGGCATCGCGGTCCAAACGGAGGTCAAGCCGCAAAGTGGCGGGTGCTGTTCGGGTAGTCGTTGCTGCTGAGCAGGAGACGGCCATGCGCTTCCTTGACCAGCCTCCGCGTTACCTCTTCTTCACCGGCAAGGGCGGCGTTGGCAAGACCTCGCTCGCGTGCGCGACCGCGATCCACCTCGCCGGCTTGGGCCGCAAGGTGCTGTTGGTGAGCACCGACCCGGCTTCCAATGTCGGACAGGTGTTCGAGCAGGCGATCGGCAACGCGTTGACGCCGATCACTGCCGTATCCAATCTCACCGCGCTGGAGATCGACCCGCAGGCGGCAGCCCAGGCGTATCGTGACCGCATCGTCGGCCCGGTGCGTGGGGTGTTGCCTGACGACATCGTGCGCGGCATCGAGGAGCAGCTCTCTGGCGCGTGCACCACCGAAATCGCGGCCTTTGATGAATTCACCGGCCTGCTGACGGATGTATCGCTCACCTCCGGCTTCGATCACGTGATCTTCGATACCGCACCGACCGGCCACACGATCCGTCTGCTGCAGTTGCCGAG contains:
- the arsD gene encoding arsenite efflux transporter metallochaperone ArsD — translated: MKTIQVFDPALCCSTGVCGVDVDQALVTFSADVDWAKQHGARIERFNLAQQPMAFAQNATVKGFLERSGQEALPLTLVDGEVALAGRYPTRADLARWSGIAVQTEVKPQSGGCCSGSRCC